A part of Dehalogenimonas sp. W genomic DNA contains:
- a CDS encoding DNA recombination protein RmuC: MEYVLVFALGLAAGSAIVFFVTKNQQVKGERLKNDIVNSFDSISLAALKSNSEEFLKLANETLSKQTKTGEKELETKKQLIDQTYDNMKKEFEKVGKMITDFDKESAKRLTSLDTNLKAATENTLKLHETTGKLQIALANSKVRGQWGDRIADDILRLTGFIEGVNYDKQLTNDGSGTRPDYTFRLPQDLKLNMDVKFPFDNYLAYLAAETDIEKDKHKSSFLKDVRQRINEVAKKEDYINVNKNTVDYALVFIPNEQVYCFINENDHRLLDDSLRNKVILCSPMTLYAILVVIRQAVDNFNMEKTASRILALLGTFNTQWHKFKDSMDRMGKKIDDAQNEFQSLVTTRQKALERPLAQIETLRKEKQIVEETLPEPALEIEESV, from the coding sequence ATGGAATATGTTCTGGTGTTTGCGTTGGGTCTTGCCGCTGGTTCGGCGATCGTATTCTTCGTTACAAAAAATCAACAGGTAAAAGGGGAGAGGCTAAAAAACGATATTGTTAATTCTTTCGACTCTATATCGCTTGCGGCTTTGAAGAGCAATTCCGAAGAATTCCTTAAACTAGCCAACGAGACGCTCTCTAAACAAACTAAAACCGGAGAAAAAGAACTCGAAACCAAAAAACAACTGATTGACCAGACCTACGATAATATGAAAAAGGAATTTGAGAAAGTCGGCAAAATGATTACCGACTTTGACAAGGAAAGCGCCAAAAGACTAACCAGTCTGGATACTAATTTAAAGGCTGCTACCGAAAATACACTTAAGCTTCATGAGACGACTGGGAAACTCCAAATTGCCTTGGCGAACAGTAAAGTCCGGGGCCAGTGGGGAGACCGGATAGCCGATGATATACTCAGATTGACCGGTTTTATTGAAGGAGTAAACTACGATAAACAATTAACAAACGATGGCTCCGGTACACGCCCTGATTATACGTTCCGCCTTCCCCAAGACCTAAAACTCAATATGGACGTAAAATTCCCTTTTGATAATTATCTCGCGTACTTAGCCGCGGAAACAGATATAGAGAAGGACAAGCATAAGTCCAGCTTTTTAAAAGATGTCCGTCAGCGGATTAATGAAGTCGCAAAAAAAGAGGACTACATTAACGTTAATAAAAATACTGTCGATTATGCACTGGTATTCATACCAAACGAGCAAGTTTATTGTTTTATAAATGAAAATGACCATAGACTACTGGATGATTCATTGAGGAATAAAGTAATTCTGTGTTCTCCTATGACGCTATACGCAATACTGGTAGTCATCAGGCAAGCGGTTGATAATTTCAACATGGAAAAAACAGCCTCAAGAATCCTAGCGCTACTTGGAACTTTCAATACCCAATGGCATAAATTCAAGGATTCCATGGATAGGATGGGTAAAAAGATCGACGACGCTCAAAATGAATTCCAGTCACTAGTTACAACACGCCAAAAAGCACTGGAACGGCCATTGGCTCAAATAGAAACTCTGCGTAAAGAGAAACAAATAGTTGAAGAGACGCTTCCTGAACCGGCGCTCGAAATTGAGGAATCAGTATAA